The Streptomyces sp. NBC_01463 DNA window CCAGGAGCGCGAGATGCTCGGGCTCTACGTCTCCGACCACCCGCTCTTCGGCATCGAGCACGTGCTGAGCGACAAGTCCGACGCGGCGATCTCGCAGCTCACCGGCGGCGAGCACAGCGACGGCGCGATCGTCACCATCGGCGGCATCATCTCCGGCCTCCAGCGCAAGATGACCAAGCAGGGCAACGCCTGGGCCATCGCCACCGTCGAGGACCTGGCCGGCTCGATCGAGTGCATGTTCTTCCCCGCCACCTACCAGCTGGTCTCCACCCAGCTCGTCGAGGACACCGTCGTCTTCGTCAAGGGACGCCTCGACAAGCGCGAGGACGTGCCCCGCCTCGTCGCCATGGAGATGCAGGTCCCCGACATCTCGAACGCGGGCACCAACGCCCCCGTGGTGCTGACCATCCCCACGGTCAAGATCACCCCGCCCATGGTCAGCCGGCTCGGCGAGGTGCTCAGCAGCCACCGCGGCGACACCGAGGTACGGATCAGGCTCCAGGGCCCCCGCAAGACCACGGTGCTCCGGCTCGACCGGCACCGGGTGAAGGCCGACCCGGCGCTCTTCGGAGACCTGAAGGTGCTGCTCGGCCCGTCCTGCCTGGCCGGCTGAGCGGCCGTCCGCACACGCACGAGAGGGGCGCCCCGCGAAAGCGGGTGCGCCCCTCTCGGCTACCGGCCTGTGGCCGTACCGGAGAAGTCCGGTCAGTTGTGGCCGAAGCGCCGCTGATGCTTACGCGCAACATCGGCAGGGCTGCCCTGGGACTGCGCCTGGGGCTGGTTCTGCGACTCGAAAGCCGTCGACCGCGCCTCCTGCGCACCGCGCTCCGACTCGGAAGCGCGGTCCTGCTGGCTGCCCTGCTTGCGGTTCTTGTTCTTGGCCATGGTGTTCCTCCTAGGGGGACTCTCGGGGCCAGGACCGCTGTCAGATTCACATAACCGGATAAACATCGCATGTTGGATCATTACCGTGCGTAGCGAGGAGGTATCATGCGCGCTTTTCCGGATCCGCCACGCCGATGATCGAGTTCCGGCCGTTAACCCCGGCGTGGTCGGGCAGACTCGAAGGAAACCCTGAGTAAGCGGGTCGACCCATGACCGGACCCGCCGGACCGTTCCCGAATTCCTGGAAGAGGGTGGAACGCGTGGACCGTTGCGTCGTCCTGGTGGACGCCGGCTACCTGCTGGGCGCAGCCGCGAGCCTGCTGGCCGGAGAGCCCGCCCGTTCCCGCATCACCGTCGACCACGCGGCCCTGATCCAGGGACTGCGCGAGCGCGCCGAGGCCGATACGGAACAGCCCCTGCTGCGGATCTACTGGTTCGACGGCGCCCCCGACCGCGTACCGCAGCCCGAGCACCGCCGGCTGCGCGTCATGCCGCGGGTGACGGTACGGCTGGGAGCCCTCACCCGCAGTGACGGGCGCTGGGCGCAGAAGGGTGTCGACGCGGCGATGCACGCCGAGCTCACCGAGCTCGCCAGGAACCGGGCCTGCTCGGACGTCGTCCTGGTGACCGGCGACGGCGATCTGCTGCCCGGCCTGATGTCCGCCAAGGAACACGGCGTCGCCGTCCACCTCTGGGCCGTCCAGGCCGCCGACGGCGACTACAACCAGTCCGAGGACCTGGTCGCCGAGGCCGACGAGCGGCGGGTGCTGGACCGGGCCTGGATCACCCGGGCGGTACAGGCCAAGGAGACCGGCGGCCCGTGCGCGCCGCCGCCCGCCCCGCGCAACCCCGAGATCGCCGCGATCCTCTCCGCACCGCTGCCCGAGGCGGCCCTCGCGGCCTCCGCCGAGCGGGCCTCGGAGGCCCAGGCGCAGGCCGAGGCCGTCCGCAACGGCACGTCCGCCCCGCCCGACGAGGCCACCGGACACGCCGCGAACGGCCACGGCGGCAGGGGTGTCCCGACCCCGAAGGACCTCGCGGGCACGCTGCGCGGCCCCGGCGCCCAGCCGGCCGCCCAGCACCCCGCCCACCCCGCCGCGCCGCCCGCCGCGGGTGCGACCCTGCGCTGGTCGTCCGACCGGGGCTGGGTGGAGCGCGGCGGCCCCCTCGGCGAGCCTCCGGAGACCGCGTCCCTGCCGACGCTCGCCCAGCTCACCAGCGCCGAACAGCGCTGGGCGGACCGGGAGGAGGACATCACCACGGTCGGCGGCGACCCCTTCGAGGTGGGGCAGGTCTTCGCCCGGCGCTGGATGGAGCGGCTGCCGGAGACCGTCCACCTGCAGAAGCTGTCCACCATGTACCCCCGCATCCCGCACCGCATCGACGGCGAACTTCTGCGCTACGCCGCCCGATTCGGCCTGCTCGCCCACAAGGACGACCAGATCGACGAGCACGACCGCTACGCGATCCGGGCGGGATTCTGGCGCGAGATCGACGTACGGGCGGCGGCGGAGCACACCCCGCCGGGCGCCGCCGAACGGCCCGCCGCGGAGAAGCCCGGCACCGGGAAGCAGGAGAAAGCGGCGGCGTCCGGGGACTGAGGCCGCATCGGGACCCGGGGGCTCAACCCGGCCCGCGATTGCCGCGTTGATGTCCGATCGGTGCGGCCCCGGGCGTAATGCGGGTGCCCGGACCCCGTACCCTCGTACCTCGTGAGTACGGGCACAGCACAGGCGCAGGCGGCGAACGGCACTGTGTGCGCGGTGCGTGATCTGGTCAAGACCTACCCCGCGGCCCGGGGCCGGCGCGGCACGCCCGCGACTCCCGAGGTACGCGCCACCGACGGCATCAGCCTGGACGTCCGGCGCGGTGAGATCTTCGGACTGCTCGGCCCCAACGGCGCCGGGAAATCCACCCTCGTGCGCCAGCTCACCGGGCTGATGCGGCCCGACTCCGGCAGCGTCGACATGCTGGGCCACGACCTCGTGCGCCACCCCGAGCGGGCCTCCCGGCTGATCGGCTACCTCGGCCAGGAGTCGACCGCGCTCGACGAGCTCACCGTCTCCCTCGCCGCCGAGACCACCGGGCGGCTGCGCGGCCTGCCGGTACGCGAGGCCCGCGCCGAACGCGACGCCGTACTCGACGAACTCGGCCTCGGCGAGATCGCCGGCCGTCCGCTGAAGAAGCTCTCCGGCGGGCAGCGACGGCTCGCCTGTGTCGCGGCCGCGCTGGTCGGGGAGCGGCCGGTGCTCATCCTCGACGAGCCGACGACCGGGATGGATCCCGTCGCCCGGCGCGCCGTCTGGGCGGCCGTCGACCGCAGGCGCGCCGAGCGCGGCGCGACGGTGCTGCTGGTCACCCACAACGTCATCGAGGCCGAGACCGTCCTCGACCGGGTCGCCGTGATCGAACGCGGCAGGGTCATCGCCTGCGACACCCCGTCCGGGCTCAAGGAGCGGGTCGCGGGCGAGGTCCGGGTGGAGCTGGTGTGGCGCGAGCGGGCGCCGCTGGACGTCCCCGAGGTGGCCGCGCTGCGGGCGTCCGCGCAGGAGTCCGGGCGCCGCTGGGTGCTGCGGCTCGGGCCGGACGAGGCACGGGCCGCGGTCGCCGCGGTGACCGGCGGCGCGGCCTTCGCCGCGCTCGACGACTTCACCCTGGCGACGCCCAGCCTGGAGGATGTCTACCTGGCGCTCGGCGGGGACGCGACCAAGGGGCTGGTGAAGGCATGAGCGTCATGAGTGTCATGAGTGTCATGAGCGGGATCAGTGCGGGGGCCGACGCGGCCGAGACGGACCGGTGCGGGTGCACGGCCGGACAGGGACCGAACAGGAGCAGCGCCAGGTGACGAGCATCGTTCCTGCGGAAGCGGTGTCCGGGCAGGCCGGGCCCGCCGGGACAACCGTGTCCCGTGGGCCGTCCGGCCCGGCCGGTGACGTCCGCGACGGGCAGGGCGGCCCGGTGGCCGCGCCCCTCGCGCCGCGGGCCCGGCTGTTCCCCTCGCTCGCCGCGGTCTACCGCGCCCAGCTGTCCCGGGCCAGGGTCGCCCGCATCCCGCTGCTCTTCGTGGCGACCTTCCAGTCCATCGGGATCATGGTCCTGATGCGCGGGGTCGTGGACGGGGGTTCCGAGGCGCGGGCCGTCGTCGCCGGGTCCACCGTCCTGGTCGTCGCCTTCGTCGCGCTGAACCTGCTCGCCCAGTACTTCGGGCAGCTGCGGGCGGGCGGCGGGCTCGACCACTACGCCACCCTGCCGGTGCCGCCCGCCGCGGTCGTGCTCGGGGCGGCCGGGGCGTACGCCTCCTTCACGGTGCCCGGCACGATCGTCACGGCCGTGACGGGCAGTGTGCTGTTCGGGCTGCCGATGACCCATCTGTGGGTGCTCGTCGCGGTGATCCCGCTCTCCGGGGCGGCCCTCTCCGGACTCGGCGCCGCTCTCGGGCTGCTCGCGCCGCGGCAGGAGCTCGCGACCCTCCTGGGGCAGCTCGGCATGTCCGCGGCGCTGCTGCTGGGCGTGCTCCCGGCGGCCCGGCTGCCGGAGCCGATCGGCTGGGCCCGTGACCTGCTGCCGTCCACGTACGGCGTGGAGGCGCTCTCCCGGTCCTTCGACGCCCACCCCGACTGGGCCGTCGTCGCCCTCGACCTCGCCGTCTGCGCCGGCGTGGGCGTCCTCTCGCTGGCCGTGGCGACCTGGGCGTACCGCAGGGCAGCGGTCCGGTGAGGCGCGCCACAGGGACGCCTGGCACGATGGCACGGTGACAGCACCTCTGACGCCGCCGCACCAGCCCTCGCCCCACGAGCCGTGGCAGAAGCCGCCGAAGGGCGGCAGCCCCACGGGTTCGCACCCCGGAGTCCTGCTGCAGTCGCCGCAGGAGCGGGAACTCCGCACGGAACTGCGCAGGGCGGCGCTGATCGCTGTCGCCGTGACGGTCGCCGGTGTGGCGCTCGGACTGCTCTGGCTGTGGCTGGCACCGAGGGTGCCGCTGGTCTCCGACGACACGGCCGTCTTCCTCAGCGACAGCGAGGGCGAGGAGGCGATCGGTGCCGACGGTACGTTCGTGCTCCTCGCGCTGGCCTTC harbors:
- a CDS encoding ABC transporter ATP-binding protein, with amino-acid sequence MCAVRDLVKTYPAARGRRGTPATPEVRATDGISLDVRRGEIFGLLGPNGAGKSTLVRQLTGLMRPDSGSVDMLGHDLVRHPERASRLIGYLGQESTALDELTVSLAAETTGRLRGLPVREARAERDAVLDELGLGEIAGRPLKKLSGGQRRLACVAAALVGERPVLILDEPTTGMDPVARRAVWAAVDRRRAERGATVLLVTHNVIEAETVLDRVAVIERGRVIACDTPSGLKERVAGEVRVELVWRERAPLDVPEVAALRASAQESGRRWVLRLGPDEARAAVAAVTGGAAFAALDDFTLATPSLEDVYLALGGDATKGLVKA
- a CDS encoding ABC transporter permease, translating into MAAPLAPRARLFPSLAAVYRAQLSRARVARIPLLFVATFQSIGIMVLMRGVVDGGSEARAVVAGSTVLVVAFVALNLLAQYFGQLRAGGGLDHYATLPVPPAAVVLGAAGAYASFTVPGTIVTAVTGSVLFGLPMTHLWVLVAVIPLSGAALSGLGAALGLLAPRQELATLLGQLGMSAALLLGVLPAARLPEPIGWARDLLPSTYGVEALSRSFDAHPDWAVVALDLAVCAGVGVLSLAVATWAYRRAAVR
- a CDS encoding NYN domain-containing protein, producing MERVDRCVVLVDAGYLLGAAASLLAGEPARSRITVDHAALIQGLRERAEADTEQPLLRIYWFDGAPDRVPQPEHRRLRVMPRVTVRLGALTRSDGRWAQKGVDAAMHAELTELARNRACSDVVLVTGDGDLLPGLMSAKEHGVAVHLWAVQAADGDYNQSEDLVAEADERRVLDRAWITRAVQAKETGGPCAPPPAPRNPEIAAILSAPLPEAALAASAERASEAQAQAEAVRNGTSAPPDEATGHAANGHGGRGVPTPKDLAGTLRGPGAQPAAQHPAHPAAPPAAGATLRWSSDRGWVERGGPLGEPPETASLPTLAQLTSAEQRWADREEDITTVGGDPFEVGQVFARRWMERLPETVHLQKLSTMYPRIPHRIDGELLRYAARFGLLAHKDDQIDEHDRYAIRAGFWREIDVRAAAEHTPPGAAERPAAEKPGTGKQEKAAASGD